From the Rhodoferax mekongensis genome, one window contains:
- a CDS encoding GntR family transcriptional regulator, with protein MPSNTLPSNDGAPSASIDPGAQTGASGTPAFSPLYQQIKALILQSLQSGEWKPSTAIPSEQELAGRYKVSQGTVRKAIDELAAENLVVRRQGKGTFVATHAERHIQYRFLRLVPEAGDPSNEGPAQRRIIDCKRTRASADVARALSLRSGDAVLQVRRVLSFAGTPTILEDLWLPGGPFKGLTAERLTSYDGAMYALFETEFGVRMVRAEEKIKAVLPDPEQRDLLQIGASTPLLSVERTAYTYNDLPMELRRGLYLTDTHYYRNALN; from the coding sequence ATGCCTTCAAACACCCTCCCTTCGAACGACGGCGCTCCCAGCGCATCGATCGACCCGGGCGCGCAAACCGGGGCATCGGGCACGCCGGCATTCAGCCCGCTGTATCAGCAAATCAAGGCCCTCATCCTACAAAGCCTGCAGAGTGGCGAATGGAAACCCAGCACTGCCATTCCCAGTGAGCAAGAGCTTGCCGGCCGGTACAAAGTCAGCCAGGGCACGGTACGTAAAGCCATTGATGAGCTCGCCGCCGAAAACCTCGTCGTTCGCCGCCAGGGCAAGGGTACGTTTGTCGCCACCCATGCTGAACGGCACATTCAATACCGCTTTTTGCGACTGGTCCCTGAGGCGGGCGACCCATCCAACGAAGGGCCGGCCCAGCGCCGCATCATTGACTGCAAGCGCACCCGCGCCAGCGCCGATGTGGCGCGCGCCTTGTCTCTGCGATCTGGTGATGCGGTATTGCAAGTGCGGCGCGTGTTGTCTTTCGCAGGCACTCCTACCATTTTGGAAGACTTGTGGCTCCCCGGCGGCCCTTTCAAAGGGCTGACGGCAGAGCGCCTGACCAGCTATGACGGTGCGATGTATGCGCTTTTTGAAACAGAATTCGGCGTGCGCATGGTGCGTGCCGAGGAAAAGATCAAAGCCGTGCTTCCGGACCCCGAGCAGCGAGATCTGCTCCAAATCGGTGCAAGCACCCCCTTGCTCAGTGTTGAGCGTACCGCGTACACCTACAACGATTTACCTATGGAGCTCCGTCGGGGCTTGTACTTGACCGACACACACTACTATCGAAATGCGCTAAATTGA